The nucleotide window CCTGCCATTGTTAGTTTATGCAAAGCTAGGAAAAGATGGCTATGTATTCCTTTCTATGATCTATATGAAACTATGATTTCAActaaagaaatccccacagacggcgccaaattgtttgaccgaAAGATGTCAAAACCTTTATGATTAAAACAAATAATGATAAAGATGGGGTCAATCTTAGTTAAACACAATAAAATCTAGATCAAGCGATGGAGAGAGTAAGCAAAATGAATGATGTAACAAATATGTTGGAATCAAATGAATGCTCGTAAATGTGAAGACTTAAATGCACAATCAAGCTTGAAAGGTGCAATCGGCGTTAAAGAGGGAATAAATATGAGATGATTGGGGAATCTTTTTATCTTCTCAAATAAACAAGTCTGCTTTTGTATTCACTCTCAGAGGATTCTTTTACAAagtgttcttttttcttttttcccgtctctcctttttctttactcactcttcctatttataagggacaatCTCCCAAAAAACCCTAGAAAGTACAAAATAGAGAATATTCGAAAGGCATATTCTTGCTGTCTCCCACTAAGTTTACACTGTTGTGGATGTTATGCATTGATTGACTGCCCTCAATCGTTGCCTTTCACCACGACGACCACCAGACGGTGCATCATGATAACCTCGTTCCTTGTCCTACTTGGTAATGGTCGTGGTTGTCAAATTTGGACTCATACACTTCCCATGTTATTTGTCACCCTAATCGACCGAGGAAAGGCGAAAAAGACAAGAAACAAGACATGATTAACATCGACATTTTCGTCTcttttgaatttttgatgaagCTAGTTCACCCCCTTTCTCAGTTTTGACTGTCCTCCAAATTTAGCGTTTGGACTCGAATGGCACAAATTTCCAAATGGCTACACACAAATGATCAATCCGTCTTTCTTTCCATTAATAACATCACCCTATGTTTGCAAGTACTAAGCTCTTTTCTGATGTCGTAATCCCATCTTGATTTCGATGGATTTGTTTTCATTGTCTTCTTAATTGGTAATCAATACTCTATTATACTCCTTCATTCTATTTTATATCTTTTAGTTTGACTGCGCATCAAATTTAATAATGTAAATAAAACTTTTAAATTTGTGATTTTACActaaatatatatactataacaTATCAAAACTCAAAAGTACCTTTGAATCTTGTGATCCTAAACATATTTTGCCTTTCCTATAGAATTGTGTCATCAAGGGTAAATGAGAATATTGGATTTAAGAGTAGTTAATTATAACAAGAGACATTCTTAAGAAAAATAAACTAAAGTTTTGGAGTACAGATTTGCATACACTTGGCATGAATAGATCGTATATATCTTTTTCTCCAAATGCTCAAGTTCACTTCGCTTCTTTGTttatccttttcttcttttatttattttgataaCAACGAAATATATGGACCACAGTAAGCAGACTTGAGCCTCAAGTTGTTTTGGTTCACGAAATTTGAGCTGCAGAATTCATATAGAAATCCCTCTCCTCCTCCAAGTAGCAATCATTCATTTATTTTCATACTGAATATCTGTCAGTGGCAAATATTGCTACATAATTAAGGTGAAGCCAAAGGAACCTACTCTCCCACCAATTTAATGCTCAAATTACTTGGAGTTATTATTGGAGCGTGTTGACTATGTACTTCTTGAAATGGTCAAACACCACCTTAGGAATGAAACTCAGTAAGGAATTAGTCAACCCTTAAAACAGAAATTGTCTTTTCTACCAAGAAAGTCTAAGTCAACACCCTTGCAAAAATTCTGGTTCAAGCACTAGCTGAttattttttggaagaaaatttgACTAGTGGGAGCCAAGCAAACCTAAAACAGACACAAAACACTTTAGTCAATGATATATTCAACTCTATTTGCTGCTGGAAACCAACAGAAGGCGAAAAACTTATCATGATTTTCTCTCTAGAATTTTTTTTGGCATAGCTAATAGGAGCATGATATATGTTAAAACTCGTGTAATTCTTAATTTAAGGGGTACGGTACTCTAAGCTGAGGTATATTACTATCAGATCAGTTAGCACCACCAACATATGAAAAGGCAAACAGGAGAAGAAATGATATATTCAGCTCCAGCTCTAGTATGTTTTGCATTTTGGAACTTCAAATTTCTGCTTTACTCTACCCTCAATGACAATGTGCCCCCTGGTAGCGAGTAGTGACATGAACTTTCAGTTAAATACTATAAGAAGCATCCACATTTGATCTAATAATTAATACAAAATCATCCCATATAATAAATACAACACGATGCATCAAAGGTAACTATAATAAAATGTAAACAATCCAAACTCTTAAGCATAAAGGTGTAAACAAATAATGAGGCTATTAAGTGAATTATGCAGCTATAATTGCATGCCTTCTACGCTGCAAATAATCATGGAGTTCTTGATATCCACTTCTGTAATGCTCCAGTGAGAAACATAGTTGCCGTATAGCCTCCCTTTTCTCCTCAGCTCTATCTGAGATTACCAATGTTTGTCTCTCCACTTCCTTCTGCAACTCCTCCACTCTTAGCCTTAATTCCTCTATTGATCTCTGTGCACTTTCAGATCCTGCAATAAGCTGCTTCAGGTGATCCTTCATTTCTTGGATTTGAATGTCTCTTGACATCACTTTTGCACCAAGTCTCTGTACCTTAGCATTAACCTCATCTTTCTTTGTCATTAGTGTGTCATACTCCAGTTTAAGCTTGTAGAGATCTTTATTCAAACCATGGACTTCTTCACCTTTCTTATTTATCTCCATTTTCAAGCATTCAGTTTCAGCCTTCCATTTGATTTCTTGTACTTCATGCAAAGttttcatttcaatcttctcagCTTCACACTGTCTTGCCTTACGTTCTAATGATCTGTTTTGCATCTCTAACTGTTCAGTCTTTGCCTCTAGCAGGGTCTGCTGTTCTGACAAACTAGTTATTTGAGACTGGAACTGCTCTTTCTGCCCGCAGAAGCTTTCTTGGGCGTCCTCTAGTACAGCACTGATTCTCCTGATCTCTTGGTCACGATCTGATATGTCAGCTTTGTTCCTCATAATGCTCTCCTGTAGTTCCAAGGTATGCCTTTCCTCAGAATCAAGCTTGGCCTTCAGCAAGATTAACTCTTCCTGAGTTGATTCAAGCTGATCAGCCAAATAGCAAGTGTTCTCGGTGATCACTTTTGAACAGTCATCCTTTAACCTGGCAACTTCTTCCTCTGACGCCTCAAGCTTATCTCTAGTCATTTCCAACTCACTCGCCAATTCCTCAATCTTGTAATCAGAGTTTGATATCCGACTTTCCAGAAGAGCTACTTGCTTTTGTAGTTCTTGGATCTTTCCTTTGTCCGTTTCGAGATCATCCCATAGCATCTCAACCTCACTTTCTGCTGAACTAAGCTGCACTTTCAGGAAAACTATCAGCTTGGCAACTGATTCATTTCTCTCAAGCTCATATTTCAACCCCTGTAGCTCTTCTTCTGAGAAATGGATTCTTTTGCTTGAAACACTGATCTCATGTTCATGATCCAGGATACTGTTCAGCACCATTTCATATTCCCTATCTTCTCTATGGGCAATTTGGTTCTTGCTTGGCGGTTTGGTCCCCATGTCCAAATAGTTGCCTTGCAATGTCATTTGTGCCCCACTTGAGGCCAATTTTCGGTGCCCATCAGGAGATGAGCTGTATGATTCTAAATCAAATTCTGGTAATAATGATGAAGAATCAAAACCTTCCTTGACAGATATATCAGAAGAACTACAGCAAGAGCTCGCAGATGAGTTAGAAAGAAGAGCCTGATCTGCACCTTCATTATGAACCAATTTCTGGTTTTGAGTAAGCAGGGAGGAATCATTCTTAAAAAAAGCAGCATCTTCAGAACGCTGCACTGGAAGGGAAGCTGGACAGAGATCTTCATTTAGTTGAAACTCACCTGTCTGAGCAGAATATTCTACATCTTGTTCAATCAAATTCTCCATTTTCTTGACAACTGTTTGAACACCTGcatttatgtgattttttttaGCCTTTTCATGTGCTCCAATTTTAGTCATAAGATGAGTGATAAAAGAATTGCTACTCTACCCAAGATCATTGTCCAGCTGTTTGCAATTTTAACAACTTACTAAGGCATTCGAATCCAAATTATGGCAAGACATGAAGCACACTGTAAAGGAGTTATTTGAACCCTATCATTCTTTTTAAATTAGGGAATTAACCCATTATGAGGCTACATAACATCAATAGTTTCAGCAAAGCAATCCAAGCTTTCACGGAATGTACCATCTTTGATATATATCATTAAAGTTTATGACATTAAAGAAATGATTCAATTGGCAAACACCAAAAATATAAGATGTAGAgaaaaaaatcttttattttttctaaaaaacaTGTGAAACAGAGATAATCACAAAAGCAAGCAGTGAATAAACAGAATGAACTAAGATTGCTTAGAAGATTAAGCAGAGTGTGAAACTAGAAGCTTTCGAGACTCATACTGCATTGACTTCAGGTAGAAATGAGTTACTTTAGTGACAAAGAACGACGTAGTAATCATGTTCAAAATTAGATTGTGTAGAACAATGATCAGAAAAGCATGTAGTGTCAACTCCATTAACAtaatccatcaaaggtcaaacaGATACTCTCAATGCTCAATATGACAGAACCATTAAGCACATAATACAGATCATTTTTCATATGTAATGACAGAGTTCACCATGATTTCCAGTGGGAGCAACTTGAAACGAAGCAAAATGAAGTACGACTCCAATTAATAGCTCAACAGTTCAGGAGAAAGTCGTCGTATTTGATCACATATTCGTGCATCATAGTGATCTGCAATTAAGCTCCCCTTGAACATTATCTCTCCCTTAACCAAGAACGTCTATAGATATCTAACCAACAAAACCAAAAGAACACTTCCTCCATTTTAATTTACATGATAATGTTTGACCAGCACAGAATTTTACAATACTCACTTTTTAATTACTTATGTATTAAGGTAGTGGTagtggaaaaaaataattatattagtgATAGTGCGAAAAAGATTAATAGAACATATTGAAAAGTTAGTTTGAAAGAGAAAACATCATAATAGAGTAGAATTTACGTTAATGGATTTGAATTCTTAGAAGAtctgaaagttgataaaaatagaaTAGTGTCAAACATTTTGGAATAGCCTCAAAGTGTCATACAAATTGAAACATATCGAGTAATTCCTTCTACCATAAATGGTGGAGTAGAAGTTTATGGATCGAACATATATGATATTACACTTCGACAATGAAGCTTAATTATATCTGaatctaagttgctcggacacgggtgTGAGTGCCTGACACAGGTacggatctagaggtcggatctttcgagatgtaaattctaagattcgggtATACAGGGATCcgactaaaaataattcaaaaaaataaaaatataaaaatatctttaaattatgagaaattttgtggaatacttatGTATAACTTGTAAAGTgtgaatttcttttttattttcaagttgtagataagtaaagaAGTGATTTTCTAGATaaggtatgctattttcttcaaatttaccctagttttggttCTAATTTCGGGAATCAAATTATATCTTATCTCGAATTTTTTCGTCCGTCGTGGTCAAAGTAATCAAAATCGTTTGACCAGATCCTGTATGGATCCCATACCCACATCCACACTAGTGTCGtatcgacacgggtgcggcacctaaactgccATGTGGGAACAACTTAGATCTGAATAAACTAAAGTTCTAAAGAGTAATCTTCTATCCTAGAGGCTATGTATGTATTTTCCTTGTTCTTATACCATGGGAAAGTACCTCTGCCAACATTTTCCCCCCGTCTCATTGAGTCACCACTCCAATTTAGCGGCTTCTATCAAATTTATGAAAATGGACAAAAGTAAACTATGAATCAACTACATTTGCACTATTACTCTTGCAATTTGGCAACTAAAGCTCGTGTTTAGAGATCTCAAGTGGAGAGTAACGAAATGTTTATACGCCGGAAGGGTGTTTCGTCACATAACATGGACTAATGAGAGAAGACAGAAGCAAATAGAGGAATAAAAGAAGATAGAAAATCGAagcagaaagaagaaaaaaggaaaagaaaacaaagagatatTCAAATTGAATCAATGCAAAAGAAGATACCGAAATATAAGTGAAACAGAAATACTGTACAGAGAAAACCACAGCAAGTAAACAACTCAAAAACACGGAacaaacagaaaaagaaaaaccatAAATAAATGAAGCATGAGGCGTTGTAGGGATGAAACATACCTCGAATTGAGCGAAGAAATGCGACCTCAAAAGAGAAACCCCCAAATTTGCAACTGATAGAAAAAGGAAGATGGATTTGAGAATTGAAAAGATTGGGAGTGAAAGTGAGAAATACTAGCTGGTTTGTGAGGATTTTTAAAAGACAAGTAGAAAAGGGTGAGAAGAGGTGGAGTCCACCACAGAACACGACAATGACTCGGAGGCGGGAAAAGTATCTCAATTTCCGGCCTCTTTGTTTCCCCCCTTTTCTCTTTCTATTTGtccctttctttcattttcaacatTCTTTTAACGATTTATTTACTCAAATGTTCTTTGATTTATGTTTACAACGGTTTAAACAATTAATCAAGTATCCCTTTTCGCTTAATACAATTTAACTACTCTTTTAGTCCTATGAGTGTCAGactattttaatttttaagttttttgaaataaaatatttaaaaattacataaGATGAACTAAACTCATAATAATTAACAACTCAAAATATTTTATAGTTGTATGTGCggtcaaagaaatattattttgattcTCCAAATAATAATCTCGGCATGTAGGATAACAATCCTAGCTTGAGAAATCAAGTGACAAAGTTACTTCTCCAAAATTCTTTTTCCCAAGTCATTTAAAAAGgcaaagtttaagttgaaaataaaagtttttcctaTTACAAAATTAAAtgcatattttatattatatccaatttattttcctaaatggTCAATCAACTTGATGAATTTACCTAGCAAagttattttttctttgttttaggacaaaaaagtcaataaaagtatTCATTTGTTTCTCCAAAAGTTATATACCCTGTAAAACCCACTTTTTATATGAAAAGATAATATATCTGTTCTGAAATGTCACCTGAAGATGACGCAAAGCAGTTTTCTCTTTTTTCGGCGATagctcgagacgtgctaaataTGTCAATTTCAACAATTGCATCAAAAAGCGCATTTTACCAAACAAGGCAGCAACTAAGAGATACTGTCGAGACCCAAAATTTTCACCAtcaggaccgtgatggtgcctaacatcacACTCGCTAAGCAAGTCAATGTTAGAGTTTTATTGACcattttcctttacatttcatcGATTAAAATTTAACAAGCTAGAATAAATAGAATTAAATGCGGAAGTAAGTAAATAATCTTTTTGTCCATATACTATTACCAATGTCATTGCCATTACTACCCAATATTCGGTGTCACAATCTACGAACATACTATGATTTTCTACAAATATCGATCCGAAAGAAATTACATctattttggaaataaaaaaataataatatagagaTGTAGAAGGGGATGCCAGGGCCTGTGGGCGCtaacaggactaccttgggtctcctaacTTTGTAATCTGAAGCCAATCTCTCAATCAGCCTCTactagctccaaaatctgcatagaaagtgcagagtgcagtatcagtacaaccgaccccatgtactggtaagtgcagatcctaacctcgacgaggtagtgacgggGCTACGGCAGGGCAATTACAATTTAACCTGCATACAGTGTACAATAAAAGCAGAAAGAAAAACAGAACAAAATAAAGCAGTAACTTGCAAGGAATGAATACAGAACTCAAGTA belongs to Nicotiana tabacum cultivar K326 chromosome 6, ASM71507v2, whole genome shotgun sequence and includes:
- the LOC107804223 gene encoding uncharacterized protein LOC107804223, with the protein product MENLIEQDVEYSAQTGEFQLNEDLCPASLPVQRSEDAAFFKNDSSLLTQNQKLVHNEGADQALLSNSSASSCCSSSDISVKEGFDSSSLLPEFDLESYSSSPDGHRKLASSGAQMTLQGNYLDMGTKPPSKNQIAHREDREYEMVLNSILDHEHEISVSSKRIHFSEEELQGLKYELERNESVAKLIVFLKVQLSSAESEVEMLWDDLETDKGKIQELQKQVALLESRISNSDYKIEELASELEMTRDKLEASEEEVARLKDDCSKVITENTCYLADQLESTQEELILLKAKLDSEERHTLELQESIMRNKADISDRDQEIRRISAVLEDAQESFCGQKEQFQSQITSLSEQQTLLEAKTEQLEMQNRSLERKARQCEAEKIEMKTLHEVQEIKWKAETECLKMEINKKGEEVHGLNKDLYKLKLEYDTLMTKKDEVNAKVQRLGAKVMSRDIQIQEMKDHLKQLIAGSESAQRSIEELRLRVEELQKEVERQTLVISDRAEEKREAIRQLCFSLEHYRSGYQELHDYLQRRRHAIIAA